Proteins co-encoded in one Medicago truncatula cultivar Jemalong A17 chromosome 8, MtrunA17r5.0-ANR, whole genome shotgun sequence genomic window:
- the LOC11423691 gene encoding phosphatidylinositol 4-kinase gamma 5: protein MSRKSDSPVQTQMAVALFRSPLGREYIEKKSMGGRQSSGRRRVFVQTESGCVLGMELDRSDNAHTVKRRLQIALNVPTEESSLTFGDVVLNNDLSSVRNDTALLLTRNLMHRSSSTPCLSPTGRDMQQKDKSGPIEIVGQSSSLDVMKHMVKDIVKAMQMGIDPIPVNSGLGGAYYFLNKRGESVAIVKPTDEEPFAPNNPKGFVGKALGQPGLKRSVRVGETGFREVAAYLLDYGHFARVPPTALVKITHSIFNVNDGVNGKNIQSKKVVSKIASLQQFIPHDFDASDYGTSGFPVTAVHRIGILDIRILNTDRHGGNLLVRKVGAFGEVDLIPIDHGLCLPEALEDPYFEWIHWPQASIPFSEDELSYIENLDPAQDCEMLRKELPMIREACLRVLVLCTIFLKEAAAYGLCLAEIGEMMTREFRSGEEEPSELEVVCLEARNMLAEREELSPHTDLRDDEFLFDIDCDLAGSDLTLKMTMDDPLTRSLSLPGLGSGNGRNPFSKLYESIEEEEEEGDGESPEGFGPFPCYEKTPVVSKLSVSLKNIMLSETSQKYQKHSGGKADNGCYGNTSSSGHKSANEQLSASSSFVKLADMTEDAWTMFLEKFQELLYPAFAKRKSITIGQKQIQRLGTSCQF from the coding sequence ATGTCTCGTAAATCGGACAGCCCTGTCCAAACCCAAATGGCTGTTGCTTTATTTCGTAGTCCACTTGGTAGAGAGTACATTGAGAAAAAGAGCATGGGGGGGAGACAATCTAGTGGGAGGAGAAGAGTTTTTGTGCAAACTGAATCTGGGTGTGTATTGGGCATGGAATTGGATCGTAGTGACAATGCTCATACTGTGAAGAGGAGGTTGCAGATTGCGCTTAATGTCCCAACTGAAGAGAGCTCTCTAACTTTTGGGGATGTTGTCTTGAACAATGACCTTAGTTCTGTTCGGAATGATACTGCCCTTCTTCTTACGCGTAACCTTATGCACAGAAGTTCATCAACTCCATGCTTGTCACCCACTGGACGAGATATGCAGCAAAAAGATAAGAGTGGTCCTATTGAGATAGTAGGGCAATCAAGTAGCCTGGATGTTATGAAGCATATGGTCAAGGACATTGTGAAGGCAATGCAGATGGGGATAGATCCAATTCCAGTAAATAGTGGGCTTGGAGGTGCATATTACTTCCTGAACAAAAGAGGCGAGAGTGTTGCAATAGTGAAACCAACAGATGAGGAGCCTTTTGCCCCTAACAATCCGAAAGGTTTTGTTGGCAAGGCTCTTGGACAACCAGGGTTGAAACGTTCAGTTCGGGTTGGGGAAACTGGCTTCAGGGAAGTTGCTGCTTATCTACTTGACTATGGTCATTTTGCAAGAGTGCCTCCAACTGCCTTGGTGAAGATTACTCACTCAATATTCAATGTCAACGATGGTGTCAATGGGAAAAACATCCAGAGTAAGAAGGTGGTTAGCAAGATTGCATCACTGCAGCAGTTCATACCTCATGATTTTGATGCAAGTGACTATGGGACATCTGGCTTCCCTGTTACTGCTGTGCATCGTATAGGGATATTAGACATTAGGATTCTTAACACGGATAGGCATGGTGGCAACTTGTTAGTTAGAAAAGTGGGGGCTTTTGGTGAGGTGGATTTAATTCCTATTGATCATGGGCTTTGCCTTCCAGAAGCTTTGGAGGACCCATACTTTGAGTGGATTCATTGGCCTCAGGCTTCAATTCCATTCTCCGAGGATGAGCTTTCTTACATCGAAAATCTGGATCCTGCTCAAGATTGTGAGATGTTGCGGAAGGAACTGCCTATGATTCGGGAGGCTTGCTTGAGAGTCTTAGTACTCTGCACCATTTTCCTGAAGGAGGCTGCTGCTTATGGTCTGTGCCTTGCCGAAATTGGTGAGATGATGACTAGGGAGTTCCGCAGTGGTGAGGAGGAACCCAGTGAGCTGGAGGTTGTTTGTTTAGAAGCAAGGAATATGTTGGCAGAGAGGGAAGAACTATCTCCACATACTGACTTGAGGGATGATGAATTCCTGTTTGATATAGACTGTGATCTAGCTGGGTCGGATCTCACTCTGAAGATGACAATGGACGATCCTCTAACCAGATCACTTTCTCTTCCTGGACTTGGAAGCGGGAATGGTCGCAACCCATTCTCCAAATTGTATGAGAGCattgaggaggaagaagaagaaggtgatgGAGAATCTCCCGAGGGTTTTGGCCCTTTTCCCTGTTACGAAAAAACCCCAGTGGTTTCCAAACTTTCTGTGTCACTTAAAAACATCATGTTAAGTGAGACAAGCCAGAAATACCAGAAGCATTCAGGTGGAAAAGCAGATAATGGATGTTATGGGAATACATCATCATCTGGTCATAAGAGTGCCAATGAGCAGCTTTCTGCAAGCTCAAGCTTTGTGAAGCTGGCTGATATGACTGAAGATGCATGGACAATGTTTCTGGAGAAGTTTCAAGAACTGCTGTACCCGGCATTTGCCAAGAGGAAATCCATAACTATAGGTCAGAAACAGATACAGAGGCTTGGTACCTCGTGCCAGTTTTGA